From Nicotiana tabacum cultivar K326 chromosome 22, ASM71507v2, whole genome shotgun sequence, one genomic window encodes:
- the LOC107779580 gene encoding histone H4: protein MSGRGKGGKGLGKGGAKRHRKVLRDNIQGITKPAIRRLARRGGVKRISGLIYEETRGVLKIFLENVIRDAVTYTEHARRKTVTAMDVVYALKRQGRTLYGFGG, encoded by the coding sequence ATGTCTGGTCGTGGAAAGGGTGGTAAGGGATTGGGGAAAGGAGGAGCGAAGAGGCACAGGAAAGTGCTAAGGGATAACATCCAGGGAATTACGAAGCCAGCCATTCGTCGGTTGGCTCGTAGGGGAGGCGTGAAGCGTATATCTGGTCTGATCTACGAGGAGACACGTGGAGTGTTGAAGATCTTTCTAGAGAACGTGATTCGTGATGCTGTTACCTACACTGAGCATGCCAGGAGAAAAACTGTTACTGCTATGGATGTTGTGTATGCACTCAAGAGGCAGGGTAGGACTCTCTATGGATTTGGTGGTTAA